The Echinicola rosea genome has a segment encoding these proteins:
- a CDS encoding ArsR/SmtB family transcription factor, whose product MNTCIRVFADSDQINRCREDLKSKEEGFLELADVLNLAGNAVRLKILYLLKQENELCPCDLSDILGMTVPAISQHLKKLKDAGIVTTKKSGQTIFYSVEAHSQRIISSVLDLFNLPNTIPAL is encoded by the coding sequence ATGAATACATGTATCCGTGTCTTTGCCGATAGCGACCAGATCAATAGGTGCAGGGAAGACTTGAAGAGTAAAGAAGAAGGCTTTTTAGAACTGGCAGATGTACTGAACCTGGCTGGTAATGCGGTTCGCCTCAAAATCCTGTATCTCTTGAAACAGGAAAATGAACTTTGTCCGTGCGACTTGTCAGACATCCTAGGCATGACAGTGCCGGCCATTTCCCAACATCTGAAAAAGCTGAAGGATGCAGGAATCGTGACAACCAAAAAATCCGGACAAACCATCTTCTATTCAGTAGAAGCGCACAGTCAGCGGATCATTTCATCAGTGCTCGATTTGTTTAATCTCCCAAATACAATTCCTGCCCTATGA
- a CDS encoding metal-sensitive transcriptional regulator produces the protein MIPSDLTQSIKVSLKTATGQLGYILSKIDDEDQVENILLQLKAVQSTLTKTTYELLDDTYRKALAERISSAYQNCPGNCGNEETIEKLRTLFPELKLEEVPEKLREARTVEEELKKFLSERLDTPSPRD, from the coding sequence ATGATACCCAGTGATCTTACCCAAAGCATAAAGGTTTCCTTAAAAACTGCTACCGGGCAGTTGGGATATATCCTCAGTAAAATTGACGATGAGGACCAGGTGGAAAACATACTTCTCCAGTTGAAGGCGGTACAATCCACCCTTACCAAGACTACTTATGAATTATTGGATGATACCTACAGAAAAGCATTAGCAGAAAGAATCTCGTCAGCTTACCAGAACTGCCCCGGTAACTGTGGTAATGAAGAAACAATAGAAAAGCTGAGAACACTATTTCCAGAGCTTAAACTCGAAGAAGTGCCTGAAAAACTAAGGGAAGCCCGGACGGTGGAAGAAGAATTGAAGAAATTTTTATCCGAACGTTTGGACACCCCCTCCCCCCGTGACTGA
- the merTP gene encoding mercuric transport protein MerTP, with protein MKNSLLTSGIMAALLSSLCCITPVLALVAGASGIASTFSWLDPARPFFVGITVVVLGFAWYQKLKPKAKGEIECACEEDLQPSFWKTRKFLGIVTVFATLMLTFPLYAHIFYPKSEKQVIIVDKSDIQTVNFQIKGMTCQGCADHVEHEVNKLSGILKVTASYEQGNAIVEFDNTKTGILEIEQAINSTGYSVTNKTEK; from the coding sequence ATGAAAAATTCGCTTTTAACCAGCGGTATTATGGCTGCACTCTTAAGTTCACTTTGCTGCATCACCCCGGTGCTTGCACTAGTGGCCGGTGCAAGCGGGATTGCCTCCACTTTTTCCTGGCTGGATCCTGCACGGCCCTTTTTTGTGGGCATTACGGTTGTAGTGTTGGGTTTTGCCTGGTACCAAAAACTTAAACCAAAGGCCAAAGGTGAAATAGAATGTGCGTGTGAGGAGGACCTACAGCCCTCCTTTTGGAAAACAAGGAAATTCCTTGGGATAGTCACCGTTTTTGCGACCCTGATGCTCACATTCCCGCTTTATGCTCACATTTTCTACCCTAAATCTGAAAAGCAAGTGATCATCGTTGATAAGTCAGACATTCAGACCGTAAATTTTCAAATCAAAGGCATGACTTGCCAGGGTTGCGCAGATCATGTTGAACATGAGGTAAATAAGCTCAGCGGTATCCTTAAAGTAACCGCATCCTACGAACAGGGCAATGCCATTGTAGAATTTGACAATACCAAAACAGGCATCCTTGAAATTGAGCAAGCTATCAACTCGACCGGATATTCCGTGACCAATAAAACAGAGAAATAA
- a CDS encoding GDCCVxC domain-containing (seleno)protein, with protein sequence MEIILESTITCPECGHQKEETMPTDACQYFYECENCHQVLKPKEGDCCVYCSYGSAPCPPVQLDSDQACC encoded by the coding sequence ATGGAAATCATATTAGAATCAACCATCACCTGCCCGGAATGCGGGCATCAAAAAGAAGAAACCATGCCCACTGACGCCTGTCAGTATTTTTACGAATGTGAAAATTGCCACCAGGTACTAAAACCGAAGGAAGGGGATTGCTGCGTGTATTGCAGCTATGGCTCAGCACCTTGTCCACCAGTACAATTGGATTCTGATCAAGCATGTTGCTAG
- a CDS encoding DUF4391 domain-containing protein: MQIKPLPDLVAYRKKITALEKEISKLKSAIAKSKQFNQKVELNQQLKAAEKELEWLFADGKGSN, translated from the coding sequence ATGCAAATCAAACCTCTACCGGATCTGGTTGCTTATCGAAAAAAAATAACAGCATTGGAAAAGGAAATTTCAAAGTTAAAATCGGCCATAGCCAAGAGCAAACAGTTCAATCAAAAAGTGGAATTGAACCAACAGCTAAAAGCCGCTGAAAAGGAGCTGGAGTGGCTATTTGCAGATGGGAAAGGATCAAATTGA
- a CDS encoding IS256 family transposase — protein sequence MSEEQESAFKKKVLDQFLSGESLFGKNGALSPMLKEFLEEALQAEMDEHLRDEDAGHSAGNKRNGKGSKRVKSNLGEVEIETPQDRHSSFEPKIVEKRQRILADNLEKQIIGMYGLGSSLRDISGYIKEMYDTEVSTQVISDITDRVVPKVKEWQNRPLEEVYCIVWLDAMHFKVREEGKVRHKALYNVLGINREGKKEVLGMYLSESEGANFWLQVLSDLQHRGVQDILIACTDNLKGFPEAIGSIFPKTEIQLCVVHQIRNSLKYVASKNQKEFAGDLKKIYKAETKDLAESALLELEEKWGKKYPIVIRSWNDNWERLSAFFAYTPPIRKLIYTTNAVEGFHRQVRKVTKTKGAFTSDMALLKLVYLATQRIEKKWTTPLQNWSLTVQQLAIKFEGRLRLDINTET from the coding sequence ATGAGCGAAGAACAAGAATCAGCATTTAAGAAGAAAGTACTTGACCAGTTTTTATCAGGAGAGTCCCTGTTCGGCAAGAACGGTGCGCTGTCTCCGATGTTGAAGGAGTTTTTGGAGGAAGCCCTCCAGGCTGAGATGGACGAGCACCTTCGGGATGAAGATGCAGGCCACAGTGCAGGCAACAAACGTAACGGCAAGGGCAGCAAGCGTGTGAAGAGCAACTTGGGAGAAGTGGAGATCGAGACGCCCCAGGACCGTCACAGCAGCTTTGAACCTAAAATCGTCGAGAAGCGCCAGCGTATCCTTGCCGATAACCTTGAGAAGCAGATCATAGGGATGTACGGGCTTGGCAGTAGCTTACGTGACATCTCCGGGTACATCAAGGAAATGTACGATACGGAGGTCTCCACGCAGGTGATAAGCGATATTACCGACCGTGTCGTCCCGAAAGTCAAGGAGTGGCAGAACAGGCCGTTGGAAGAGGTCTATTGCATTGTATGGCTTGATGCCATGCACTTCAAGGTACGTGAGGAAGGGAAGGTACGCCATAAGGCCCTATACAATGTATTAGGGATCAACCGTGAGGGGAAGAAGGAGGTACTGGGCATGTACCTTTCCGAAAGCGAGGGGGCGAACTTCTGGCTACAGGTACTCAGCGATCTACAGCACCGTGGAGTACAGGATATCCTGATCGCCTGTACCGATAACCTTAAGGGCTTTCCCGAGGCGATCGGGTCGATTTTCCCGAAAACAGAGATCCAGCTCTGCGTGGTCCACCAGATCCGGAACAGCCTGAAGTACGTGGCCAGCAAAAACCAAAAGGAGTTTGCCGGTGACCTGAAGAAGATCTATAAGGCCGAGACAAAGGACCTGGCCGAATCGGCATTGTTGGAACTGGAAGAAAAGTGGGGGAAGAAATACCCCATAGTGATCCGTTCCTGGAACGACAACTGGGAGAGGCTGAGTGCCTTCTTTGCCTATACACCGCCCATCAGGAAGCTGATCTATACCACCAATGCGGTGGAAGGCTTCCATCGGCAGGTAAGAAAGGTGACCAAGACCAAAGGGGCATTTACCAGTGACATGGCACTTCTAAAGCTGGTCTATCTGGCCACGCAGCGGATCGAGAAAAAATGGACGACCCCTTTACAGAACTGGAGCTTGACAGTCCAGCAGTTGGCCATTAAATTTGAGGGGAGGCTCCGGTTGGACATCAATACGGAAACCTAA
- a CDS encoding GTP pyrophosphokinase: MNEIDKNIQEFKIWYENELPHHNAAVNFFCQLIGAIPKVELVKGRTKSYEECISKFTRKYLPYIDKKEKEVIISNYLTDLIGIRAVCFYAEEVYEIRRGLRKYFKELEITDKSSQLEKTEDKFGYKSLHLKLVLKRGLKGIDNAGKFNNIQIELQVRTVIQDAWSVLDHKIKYKKSIPQGLKRRINRLSALFEIADEEFSNIQKEILKEENKINYRLKKGGRIETLKTLDVFRFLFVALKYFPNYDFSEFKVDGFVQEILLLKSDFTEGALNKALQENLSHVDTIEKSINQHLNPYTKIRYCLYKSNIEKFKTILSEHQQGIFDTLD, translated from the coding sequence ATGAACGAGATTGATAAGAATATACAAGAATTCAAGATTTGGTATGAAAACGAATTACCACATCATAATGCGGCAGTCAACTTCTTTTGCCAACTAATTGGTGCTATACCTAAAGTTGAATTGGTTAAAGGAAGAACAAAAAGTTATGAGGAATGCATCAGTAAATTCACAAGAAAGTATTTACCCTATATTGACAAAAAGGAAAAGGAGGTAATAATCAGTAATTACCTAACCGATTTGATTGGTATTCGGGCTGTTTGTTTTTATGCTGAAGAGGTGTATGAAATAAGACGTGGTCTGAGGAAGTATTTCAAAGAGCTAGAAATAACGGATAAATCAAGCCAACTAGAAAAGACAGAAGATAAATTTGGCTACAAAAGTTTACATCTGAAATTGGTCTTGAAACGGGGACTGAAGGGTATTGATAATGCAGGTAAGTTTAATAATATTCAAATTGAGCTGCAGGTTCGAACAGTTATCCAGGATGCATGGAGTGTTTTAGATCATAAAATAAAATATAAAAAAAGCATACCACAAGGTTTGAAACGAAGAATTAACAGACTTTCAGCCCTTTTTGAAATAGCAGATGAAGAATTTTCAAACATTCAAAAAGAAATTTTAAAAGAAGAAAATAAGATAAATTATAGACTAAAAAAAGGAGGGCGAATAGAAACACTTAAAACACTGGATGTATTCAGGTTCTTATTTGTTGCATTGAAATACTTTCCAAATTATGATTTTTCAGAATTTAAGGTTGATGGTTTTGTTCAAGAAATTCTATTATTGAAAAGTGATTTTACAGAAGGTGCTTTGAACAAAGCTTTGCAAGAAAACCTGTCTCATGTGGATACTATTGAAAAAAGTATAAATCAGCATTTGAATCCTTATACTAAAATCCGCTATTGTTTATATAAGTCCAATATTGAAAAATTTAAAACAATTTTATCTGAACACCAACAAGGTATTTTTGATACCTTAGATTAA
- a CDS encoding tyrosine-type recombinase/integrase: protein MLDSKRVKSEKQVILSLDLDNRRKKSNGLYPSKIRIYNTATQKNRYYGTGYDMDLSTYKKVFESSKPKRREREIREEVEALLLEYKAIAQDIDDFTFDTFEEKLFKPKGESQDIFYQYKMKIEELDLQKKIGTKSNYNCSLKSIKQFLSENKSRGPKRLYFSEVTPRFLKGYEQWMIDKGNSRSTVGIYLRPLRHIFNIAKPSNYPFSKDGYSIPKGRNKKKAINKEGLKILFETPPENEFQEKAKDFWFFSYLCKGMNMKDILYLKWSQVKPKCLEFIREKTKDTTDDQIVIRVPLSTFSKHVINKYGSEQKGKDDFVFPVLNHTMNEEEKFKAKQNFTRLINQHMRRFANHVGFEEEISTYWARHSFATMAIRKNASIEYVGESLGHSDIRTTKSYIDSILDEESDQKLIDGMMDFD from the coding sequence ATGTTAGACAGTAAGAGAGTTAAATCAGAAAAGCAGGTTATTTTGTCTCTGGATTTAGATAATAGGCGAAAAAAATCCAATGGATTATACCCCTCAAAGATTCGAATTTATAATACCGCTACCCAAAAGAACAGGTACTATGGCACTGGATATGATATGGATTTATCGACCTATAAGAAGGTTTTTGAATCTTCTAAGCCCAAAAGAAGGGAAAGAGAGATAAGGGAAGAGGTAGAAGCCCTTCTATTAGAATACAAGGCCATTGCTCAGGACATTGATGATTTTACCTTTGATACTTTTGAAGAAAAACTGTTTAAGCCCAAAGGGGAATCTCAGGATATCTTTTATCAATATAAAATGAAAATTGAGGAACTGGACCTCCAGAAAAAGATTGGCACCAAGTCCAATTATAACTGCAGCTTAAAATCTATAAAGCAATTTTTATCAGAGAACAAGTCACGTGGGCCAAAGCGATTGTACTTTTCTGAAGTTACACCAAGGTTTCTAAAAGGCTATGAACAATGGATGATCGATAAAGGAAATTCAAGATCAACCGTCGGCATTTATCTTAGACCATTAAGACATATTTTCAATATAGCAAAACCCTCTAATTATCCATTCAGCAAAGATGGGTATAGCATCCCAAAAGGTAGAAACAAGAAAAAGGCTATCAATAAGGAAGGGCTAAAGATCCTATTTGAGACACCGCCTGAGAACGAGTTCCAAGAAAAAGCGAAAGACTTTTGGTTCTTCTCTTATCTCTGTAAAGGGATGAATATGAAGGATATTCTGTATTTAAAATGGAGCCAAGTCAAACCCAAATGTCTGGAATTTATCCGGGAAAAGACGAAAGATACTACTGATGACCAAATTGTTATCCGTGTTCCACTATCAACATTTTCTAAGCATGTGATCAATAAATATGGAAGTGAGCAAAAAGGCAAAGACGATTTTGTGTTTCCTGTTCTCAATCATACTATGAACGAGGAAGAAAAATTTAAAGCCAAGCAAAATTTTACGAGGTTGATCAACCAGCATATGAGGCGGTTTGCCAATCATGTGGGTTTCGAAGAGGAAATAAGCACTTATTGGGCCAGACACAGCTTTGCCACTATGGCCATCAGGAAAAATGCTTCCATTGAATATGTAGGTGAATCATTAGGGCATTCGGATATTCGGACAACTAAATCATATATTGATAGTATTCTGGATGAAGAAAGTGACCAGAAACTGATTGATGGGATGATGGATTTTGATTAA
- the ric gene encoding iron-sulfur cluster repair di-iron protein, with product MLEKKNIIGEVVADDYRTAPVFESFKIDFCCKGGRTIEEACLAKGLDPDKVISALDKVVRNSGEKQEDFKNWPLDSLADYIEKHHHRYVEERIPLLLQYLEKLCKVHGKAHPELFEIHHLFQISAGELTAHMKKEELILFPYVRKMIKLSKEKESLPAPHFKSVSNPVMMMMEEHEAEGDRFEKISKLSNNYKAPLDACNTYKVTYSLLDEFEKDLHRHIHLENNILFPKSIDFEQSVDIS from the coding sequence ATGTTGGAGAAAAAAAATATAATCGGGGAAGTCGTAGCTGATGATTATCGGACAGCGCCTGTTTTTGAGTCATTTAAAATAGACTTTTGCTGTAAAGGGGGGCGTACCATAGAGGAAGCATGCCTTGCCAAGGGCCTAGATCCTGATAAAGTAATATCCGCTTTGGATAAAGTCGTTCGAAATTCAGGTGAAAAGCAGGAAGATTTTAAAAATTGGCCATTGGATTCATTGGCTGATTATATTGAAAAGCACCATCATCGGTATGTGGAAGAGAGGATACCCCTGCTTTTACAATATCTAGAGAAACTCTGTAAAGTACATGGTAAAGCCCATCCCGAATTGTTTGAGATACATCATTTATTTCAAATTTCAGCTGGAGAGCTTACTGCACATATGAAGAAAGAAGAGTTGATTCTATTTCCTTATGTGAGGAAAATGATAAAATTGTCGAAAGAAAAAGAGTCTTTGCCGGCTCCACATTTCAAAAGCGTTAGTAATCCAGTGATGATGATGATGGAGGAGCATGAAGCTGAGGGAGATAGGTTTGAAAAAATTTCAAAACTTTCAAATAACTACAAGGCCCCATTGGATGCATGTAATACATATAAAGTAACCTACTCTTTGCTTGATGAATTTGAAAAAGATCTGCACAGGCATATTCATTTGGAGAATAATATCCTTTTTCCAAAATCCATAGATTTTGAACAATCAGTGGACATTTCATAA
- a CDS encoding RrF2 family transcriptional regulator gives MFSKACEYGIRAVICIWILSKDGKKIGIKKICEETDAPENFTAKVLQSLSKLGIINSSKGPNGGFYLDNNQAEIKLIDLVNAIDGAEWFVGCGLGLKECSNENPCPIHHEFKRLRENLFKMLVNKSVKDLAKEVSDGRATLKRIIK, from the coding sequence ATGTTTTCCAAAGCATGTGAATATGGAATAAGAGCAGTTATCTGCATTTGGATTCTTAGTAAGGATGGAAAAAAAATAGGGATCAAAAAGATTTGTGAAGAAACTGATGCTCCGGAGAATTTTACTGCCAAAGTCTTGCAGTCGTTATCCAAGCTAGGAATCATTAATTCTTCAAAAGGGCCAAATGGTGGGTTTTATCTTGATAATAATCAAGCTGAGATTAAACTTATTGACTTAGTTAATGCCATTGACGGCGCAGAATGGTTTGTTGGCTGTGGCCTTGGTCTTAAAGAGTGTTCTAATGAAAATCCTTGCCCGATACATCACGAGTTTAAAAGACTACGTGAGAATTTATTTAAAATGTTGGTCAATAAGAGTGTTAAGGATCTTGCTAAGGAGGTATCGGATGGAAGGGCTACTCTAAAAAGAATAATAAAATAA
- a CDS encoding nitric-oxide reductase large subunit codes for MKTERKLWIAFGLVVGISFAVLGYYGYEIYQKAPPIPDQVVDEHGNLLFSGQDIKNGQNAWQTMGGQEVGSIWGHGAYLAPDWTADWLHREAMYLLDDLARQEGFASYNDADRPLQAALQAKIQQELRENTYNQESGRITISAKRYEAFTALSSYYSKLFMGSEESELEELRNYYSIPKNAIKDTQRMAEMNAFFFWASWACVTERPNSNVTYTHNWPAEELVGNKATGDLILWTGFSVIMLLMGTGILVFYHAKNKEEEVSAPQEDPLMRQRITPSMRAVEKYFWVVNLLILIQVLMGVITAHYGVEGNLLYGFPLAEILPYAASRTWHVQLAIYWIATAWLATGLYIAPSLTGKDPKFQRAGVNFLFIALLVIVLGSLAGQWMGIMQKLGYVNNFWFGHQGYEYVGLGRFWQAFLLIGLFIWLALMVRPMVPVFQKRTQEKHLLTMFLISCAAIALFFGAGLMWGRQTNLAIAEYWRWWVVHLWVEGFFEVFATVVAAFLFTRMGLLKIKSASSAVIFATVIFLAGGILGTFHHLYFTGTPKAVMALGATFSALEVVPLVLIGFEAFHNYRLSKLTVWLRDYKWPIYCLIAVAFWNFLGAGIFGFLINPPIALYYMQGLNTTPLHGHTALFGVYGMLGIGLMLFVLRSLYRDQVWNDRLIGFSFWSINIGLLLMALLSLLPVGLMQTVASVNEGMWYARSAEFLQQPLMGTFRWLRVVGDTVFALGTLGLFGFVFGLLYHRQNSKPS; via the coding sequence ATGAAAACAGAAAGAAAACTTTGGATAGCCTTTGGGCTTGTAGTTGGGATTTCATTTGCTGTATTGGGCTATTACGGCTATGAAATATATCAAAAAGCACCTCCCATACCTGATCAGGTAGTAGACGAACATGGTAATCTGTTGTTTTCTGGTCAAGATATCAAAAATGGCCAAAATGCCTGGCAAACAATGGGAGGGCAAGAAGTTGGTTCTATTTGGGGGCATGGGGCCTATTTGGCACCGGACTGGACAGCAGATTGGCTCCATCGTGAAGCTATGTACCTACTGGATGACCTGGCACGTCAGGAGGGGTTTGCTAGTTACAATGACGCGGATAGGCCTTTACAGGCTGCATTGCAAGCAAAGATTCAACAAGAACTTCGTGAAAATACCTATAATCAAGAGAGTGGTCGCATTACCATTTCTGCCAAAAGGTATGAAGCGTTTACTGCACTCAGCTCCTATTATTCGAAACTGTTTATGGGAAGCGAGGAGAGTGAGCTGGAAGAACTTAGAAATTATTATTCCATTCCCAAAAATGCGATTAAGGATACCCAGCGTATGGCAGAAATGAATGCTTTTTTCTTCTGGGCAAGTTGGGCATGTGTTACAGAAAGGCCAAACAGTAATGTGACATATACGCACAATTGGCCTGCAGAGGAATTGGTTGGAAATAAAGCTACTGGAGATTTGATCCTGTGGACAGGTTTTAGTGTGATCATGTTACTAATGGGAACAGGAATACTGGTATTTTATCATGCCAAGAATAAAGAAGAGGAGGTCAGTGCTCCCCAAGAGGACCCTTTAATGCGACAGCGTATCACTCCTTCAATGCGGGCAGTTGAAAAGTATTTTTGGGTGGTCAACCTGTTAATCCTCATTCAAGTCCTGATGGGGGTTATTACTGCCCATTATGGGGTAGAGGGAAATCTGTTGTATGGCTTTCCTCTTGCTGAAATTTTACCCTATGCAGCATCCAGAACCTGGCATGTTCAGTTGGCCATTTATTGGATTGCAACAGCTTGGCTAGCCACTGGCTTGTATATTGCCCCTTCATTAACAGGAAAGGACCCCAAATTCCAAAGGGCAGGTGTGAATTTCCTTTTTATTGCACTTTTAGTGATAGTTTTAGGCTCCCTGGCCGGTCAGTGGATGGGGATCATGCAAAAACTAGGCTATGTTAACAATTTCTGGTTTGGACACCAAGGATATGAATATGTGGGGCTAGGAAGGTTTTGGCAGGCCTTCTTGCTAATTGGTCTGTTTATTTGGCTGGCTTTAATGGTTCGCCCTATGGTGCCTGTATTCCAAAAAAGGACCCAGGAAAAACACCTCTTGACCATGTTTCTTATTTCATGTGCTGCTATTGCGCTTTTTTTCGGGGCGGGGTTGATGTGGGGTAGACAAACTAATCTAGCTATAGCAGAATACTGGAGGTGGTGGGTAGTTCACCTTTGGGTAGAAGGTTTCTTTGAGGTATTTGCTACTGTGGTAGCAGCCTTTCTTTTTACAAGAATGGGGCTGCTTAAAATTAAATCAGCCAGTTCAGCGGTGATTTTTGCTACAGTTATTTTTCTGGCAGGTGGGATATTGGGTACTTTTCACCACCTGTACTTTACAGGTACGCCTAAGGCCGTTATGGCTTTGGGGGCTACCTTCAGTGCTCTTGAGGTAGTTCCTTTGGTACTTATTGGATTTGAGGCTTTTCATAACTATCGTCTGAGCAAACTGACCGTTTGGCTTAGAGATTATAAGTGGCCAATTTATTGCCTAATTGCTGTGGCATTCTGGAATTTTCTTGGCGCAGGGATTTTTGGATTCCTGATCAATCCCCCTATTGCCCTTTACTATATGCAAGGCTTAAATACCACACCGCTTCATGGCCATACGGCCTTATTTGGAGTATATGGCATGCTAGGAATTGGCCTAATGCTATTTGTGTTACGTAGTCTATACCGCGATCAGGTGTGGAATGACCGTCTGATAGGTTTTTCATTTTGGTCTATCAATATAGGTTTGTTACTGATGGCGTTATTGAGTCTTTTACCGGTTGGTCTGATGCAAACTGTGGCAAGTGTTAATGAAGGAATGTGGTATGCACGGTCAGCGGAATTTCTGCAACAACCTCTAATGGGGACTTTTCGCTGGTTAAGGGTGGTTGGAGATACTGTTTTTGCATTGGGCACTTTAGGGCTTTTCGGCTTTGTGTTTGGATTACTTTACCATAGACAAAATAGTAAGCCATCATGA
- a CDS encoding ABC transporter permease subunit encodes MEGQEDKALVSVLSLVLLVVPMLVMIFSTIYYYNMSDFVSLMLAQPVQRGQVLGSLLIGLGLVFSLVVAIGLGYALWWLHWSSAAWSLLLVALALVWVFVSMAIFAGVVAKDKARGMGLSLLIWAYFILVFDGVVLLLMYNFSDYPIEKVVLMITFLNPVDLGRVLVLMRTEAAALMGYSGAVFKHFFESTWSTIVALMALLVWVILPLLLSLRLFRHKNL; translated from the coding sequence TTGGAAGGGCAGGAAGATAAGGCTTTGGTGAGTGTGTTGAGTCTTGTTTTGCTGGTAGTTCCTATGCTGGTGATGATTTTCTCTACCATATATTATTATAATATGTCCGACTTTGTATCTCTGATGTTGGCGCAGCCAGTTCAAAGGGGGCAGGTTTTGGGAAGCCTGTTGATCGGTTTGGGACTTGTTTTTAGTTTGGTAGTAGCCATTGGGCTAGGATATGCTTTGTGGTGGTTGCATTGGAGTTCTGCAGCTTGGAGCCTGCTATTGGTTGCATTGGCTTTGGTTTGGGTTTTTGTGTCAATGGCAATATTTGCTGGCGTTGTTGCTAAAGATAAAGCTAGAGGTATGGGCTTGTCTTTATTGATTTGGGCTTACTTTATTCTGGTATTTGATGGGGTGGTTTTGCTATTGATGTATAATTTTAGTGATTACCCAATAGAAAAGGTTGTCTTGATGATAACTTTTTTGAATCCTGTGGATTTGGGGAGGGTTTTGGTGTTGATGCGTACAGAAGCAGCGGCGCTAATGGGATATAGTGGAGCGGTTTTTAAACACTTTTTTGAGTCTACTTGGAGTACAATAGTGGCCCTTATGGCTTTGTTGGTGTGGGTGATTTTGCCATTATTACTATCACTAAGGTTGTTTCGTCATAAAAACCTTTAA